One Paralichthys olivaceus isolate ysfri-2021 chromosome 8, ASM2471397v2, whole genome shotgun sequence genomic region harbors:
- the fbxo10 gene encoding F-box only protein 10 yields MEVGRLPVELWRVILAYLPLPDLGRCCQVCRAWRELILSLDNTRWRQLCLRCPECRHPNWPSQPHLEPPSWREALRQHAMASRTWAQNGPELQSSTCLLFFRRRKDRRVWHVGPGCEFETLRGALGVAGPYDRVVLHPGVYEEQAEVALKVPVELVGLGQLGEVALLVCIEQQCPTARLCNLVFMPPWFSTVVYKTSWGHVQLDNCNFEGAQLQIRGPGTCQARFCSFSQGSSAHLLGVVLSLLDSCDFSGSDTASVTVEGPLLSERNWACKHLAALTRTFPSCGVSGNNSNSSRGPQAGSTGGPQPLGINVKKEHVSMEDWQRRTGVDALCQETVIEDGWSDGEHSEGEEESRDGEKTKNPFSLDYKISCDNHGLSHLLKPRSDGSLPLVSSPHPLPVTPEPLTLQQELDRDPEAQMLATSTLGCILRRCLFREGKGGVHLSNYGQARLEGNVFRGLNYAVRCIQNSTIVMLRNEVCECRASGVFLRLSAQGLIAENNIHSNGEAGLDIRKGANPIIVCNRIHSGLRSGVVVLGKGKGSIRSNQIYNNKEAGVYILFSGNPVVSGNHIFQGQAAGIAINENGRGIIKDNVIKENQWGGVDIRRGGDPILRNNYICYGFSDGVVVGERGRGLIEGNHVYCNKGCGVWVMSSSLPQLLGNYITHNCMYGLAVFCRKDPENIDAREGNWPGQEGIGGDGASGERGEGREGQENLNEEGELFAWESDLESEDERHSARRSISVALVEGNCMSYNRAVGLYVKSSEPLNVFANLVNSNRGTGIAVLQSSQLTRLVTNCILENGRAGVTVEKDCRVELRGNGIYENNGHGISFSGNGQIAENDVVGNRGYGIQVSGSVDIKVLRNRVQPAQGCGIAVIGPVKGVVHDNLLFQGHPGNKKTLLHMDPGNDSCLLRNNNILRHNNSCTSAPPWALENPPPRPLASSPSGLSSSQYPSRLGISMTTRISATVESGCHSGSMFCSIL; encoded by the exons ATGGAGGTGGGCAGGCTCCCCGTGGAGCTGTGGAGGGTGATCCTGGCCTACCTGCCGCTCCCCGACCTGGGCCGCTGCTGCCAGGTGTGCCGCGCCTGGAGGGAGCTCATCCTCTCCCTGGACAACACCCGCTGGAGGCAGCTGTGCCTGCGCTGCCCCGAGTGCCGCCATCCCAACTGGCCCAGTCAGCCCCACCTGGAGCCGCCGTCCTGGAGGGAGGCCCTGAGGCAGCACGCCATGGCCAGCCGCACCTGGGCTCAGAACGGCCCGGAGCTCCAGTCCTCCACCTGCCTCCTGTTTTTCCGCCGACGAAAGGACCGCCGGGTCTGGCATGTGGGGCCCGGGTGTGAGTTTGAAACCCTACGCGGGGCCCTCGGGGTGGCGGGGCCGTACGACCGCGTGGTTCTCCATCCCGGTGTGTACGAGGAGCAGGCGGAGGTGGCGCTGAAGGTGCCCGTGGAGTTGGTGGGTCTGGGCCAACTGGGTGAGGTGGCCCTCCTGGTGTGCATAGAGCAGCAATGCCCCACCGCCAGGCTGTGTAACCTGGTGTTCATGCCACCCTGGTTCTCCACTGTGGTTTACAAG ACATCGTGGGGTCACGTCCAGCTCGATAACTGCAACTTTGAGGGGGCTCAGTTGCAAATCCGCGGCCCAGGAACCTGCCAGGCTCGCTTCTGCTCCTTCTCACAGGGAAGCTCGGCCCACCTGCTGGGTGTCGTCCTCAGTTTATTGGACAGCTGTGACTTCTCAGGAAGTGACACCGCTTCAGTGACCGTGGAAGGTCCGCTGTTGTCAGAAAGGAACTGGGCTTGCAAACACTTGGCCGCTCTGACCAGGACGTTCCCATCTTGTGGCGTGTCCGGGAATAACAGTAATTCATCAAGAGGCCCACAGGCTGGCTCCACTGGTGGACCTCAGCCTCTGGGTATTAATGTCAAAAAGGAGCATGTGAGCATGGAGGACTGGCAGAGGAGGACTGGGGTAGATGCATTATGTCAGGAAACTGTGATTGAAGATGGCTGGAGTGATGGTGAGCACagcgagggagaggaggaaagccGAGATGGAGAAAAGACCAAAAACCCATTTTCATTGGATTACAAGATCTCATGTGACAATCATGGACTATCCCATTTGCTCAAGCCCCGGTCAGACGGCTCTCTGCCACTGGTTTCTTCTCCGCATCCCCTACCTGTGACCCCCGAACCCCTCACCCTTCAGCAGGAACTGGACAGGGACCCAGAAGCTCAGATGCTGGCAACGTCCACCCTCGGCTGCATCCTCAGACGCTGCCTCTTCAGGGAAGGGAAGGGTGGCGTGCATCTGTCTAATTATGGACAAGCTCGGTTGGAAGGCAATGTTTTCCGTGGGCTCAACTACGCTGTCCGCTGCATCCAGAACTCCACa ATAGTGATGCTCAGAAATGAGGTGTGTGAGTGCCGTGCCTCAGGTGTCTTCCTGCGTCTCTCGGCTCAGGGCCTCATCGCCGAAAACAACATCCACTCGAATGGAGAGGCGGGGCTGGACATCCGGAAAGGGGCGAATCCCATAATTGTG TGCAACAGAATACACAGTGGTTTGCGTTCTGGGGTTGTGGTCCTTGGCAAGGGAAAAGGTTCAATTCGGAGCAATCAGATCTATAACAACAAGGAAGCGGGCGTGTATATTCTCTTCAGTGGGAATCCTGTGGTCAG TGGGAATCATATCTTCCAGGGCCAGGCAGCTGGGATTGCTATAAATGAGAATGGTAGAGGAATAATAAAAG atAATGTGATCAAAGAAAACCAGTGGGGGGGTGTAGACATCCGAAGAGGAGGTGATCCCATCTTGAGGAACAACTACATCTGCTACGGCTTCTCAGACGGCGtggtggtgggagagagaggacgCGGACTCATTGAGGGAAACCACGTCTACT GTAACAAAGGCTGTGGTGTTTGGGTAATGTCGTCCAGCCTCCCGCAACTCCTGGGAAATTACATCACCCATAACTGTATGTATGGGCTGGCAGTGTTCTGCAGGAAAGACCCGGAGAACATCGACGCCAGGGAGGGTAACTGGCCAGGCCAGGAAGGGATCGGTGGAGACGGAGCCAGCGGGGAAAggggagaaggaagagaagggCAGGAGAACCTCAATGAAGAGGGGGAATTGTTTGCATGGGAGAGTGATCTGGAAAGCGAGGATGAGCGTCACTCTGCCCGTCGCTCCATCAGTGTGGCGCTGGTGGAGGGCAACTGCATGAGCTACAATAGAG CCGTTGGTCTGTATGTGAAGAGCAGCGAGCCCCTGAATGTTTTCGCTAACCTTGTAAACAGTAACCGTGGCACTGGAATCGCTGTGCTGCAGAGCAGTCAGCTGACCCGGCTGGTCACTAACTGCATTCTTGAAAATGGTCGAGCCGGTGTTACAGTGGAGAAAGACTGTCGGGTGGAACTTCGTGGTAACGGCATCTATGAAAACAATGGCCACGGCATCAGTTTCAGTGGCAACGGGCAGATTGCAGAGAATGATGTGGTTGGAAACCGTGGTTATGGGATCCAGGTGTCGGGCAGTGTTGACATCAAG GTGCTGCGTAACCGAGTCCAACCAGCGCAGGGTTGTGGCATTGCTGTGATTGGACCAGTAAAAGGTGTCGTGCATGACAATCTCTTGTTCCAGGGCCATCCTGGAAACAAGAAAACACTCCTACACATGGATCCTGGCAATGACAGCTGTCTGTTACGGAACAACAATATTCTACGACACAATAACAG CTGTACATCTGCTCCTCCCTGGGCGCTGGAAAACCCTCCACCCCGGCCACTGGCCAGCTCCCCCTCTGGCCTCTCCTCAAGCCAGTATCCTTCCCGTCTTGGAATATCCATGACAACCAGGATCAGCGCCACTGTGGAGAGTGGTTGTCACAGTGGAAGCATGTTCTGCTCCATCCTGTGA
- the cxcl8a gene encoding interleukin-8 isoform X1 gives MTFFTIVALLVFLAIPDGTSLSNGGVTPRCQCINKERKPIGRHIGSVEVNPASSHCKEIEIIATLKKDGQKICLDPEAPWVIKCLERIHMITDQGKI, from the exons ATGACTTTCTTTACAATTGTGGCACTCCTGGTTTTTCTGGCCATTCCTGATG GAACCAGTCTGAGCAATGGAGGAGTGACTCCAAGATGTCAGTGCATCAACAAGGAGAGAAAGCCCATCGGACGTCACATAGGAAGCGTGGAGGTGAACCCTGCCAGCTCTCACTGCAAAGAAATTGAGATTAT TGCCACTCTTAAAAAAGATGGGCAAAAGATCTGTCTGGACCCTGAGGCCCCGTGGGTCATAAAGTGCTTGGAAAGAATCCATATGA TCACAGATCAGGGAAAGATATGA
- the polr1e gene encoding DNA-directed RNA polymerase I subunit RPA49 yields the protein MVDYYVKLGEGGSSREGTLSSHMTTNMAASCSIVGCKEEREDDRAVIVRFSNGSVRNADKLDFSMYRSVDEKNPRKKSRRILVAESERLSYVGSNFGTGSLKCNNLCKYYVGVLNKQTKQMEVHNAQIFNIQPVIPGETDTAKTQDTTLTYREKVDSLIATFGTNKQKRALSSRRLNQVGSDTLHQAVAKAASTVIDQKGLEALQQEVADTESQADLALHLPPCDANADKPEDVYLLDDLLTPVEFEALEKAGSKMAELSPEELQKMTEDGGSLCVVKHLKNMPTADEARDKVACCTFYLSLLLKLARQKSITRKFGQEEGCPRIIQSKLFRTFTVETFSNGRVLNIVSTSMRAKIAAYSLALLLHMGHMTADLTLLHRDLGITEARMIEVAKSMGLTLVRPARGKTVEAGLQDDHKQASLVLPLIKYDQFMERRKRKKMH from the exons ATGGTGGACTACTATGTCAAGCTTGGCGAAGGCGGAAGTAGCAGGGAGGGAACCCTCTCTTCACACATGACaacaaacatggcggcctcatGCTCGATAGTGGGTTgtaaggaggaaagagaagacgACAGAGCTGTTATTG tccGGTTTTCAAACGGCAGCGTGAGAAATGCAGACAAACTGGATTTCTCCATGTACAGGAGCGTAGATGAGAAAAACCCCAGGAAGAAAAGCAGACGGATACTG GTTGCTGAATCAGAAAGACTGTCCTATGTTGGAAGTAATTTTGGAACAGGGTCACTGAAATGCAACAACCTTTGCAA ATATTATGTGGGAGTGTTGAACAAACAGACCAAGCAGATGGAGGTGCACAATGCTCAAATCTTCAACATACAACCTGTCATACCAG gagaGACGGACACTGCAAAGACCCAGGACACGACTCTGACCTACAGAGAAAAG GTTGACTCTTTGATTGCGACGTTTGGTACCAACAAACAGAAGAGAGCTCTGAGCTCCCGCAGGCTGAATCAGGTTGGCAGTGATACACTGCACCAAGCTGTGGCTAAAGCTGCCAGCACTGTGATCGACCAGAAGGGTCTGGAAG CTCTACAACAGGAAGTTGCTGACACAGAGTCCCAAGCAGACCTGGCTCTCCACCTGCCTCCCTGCGATGCAAACGCAGACAAACCTGAGGACGTCTACCTGCTGGACGATC TCCTGACTCCTGTTGAGTTTGAAGCTTTGGAGAAGGCCGGTTCCAAGATGGCAGAACTCAGCcctgaggagctgcagaagaTGACGGAGGACGGAGG gaGCCTGTGTGTTGTGAAGCACCTTAAGAACATGCCGACTGCAGATGAAGCCAGAGACAAAGTGGCATGCTGCACCTTttatctctctctgctgctcaaacTGGCCCGGCAGAAGAGCATCACCCGCAAGT TTGGGCAGGAGGAAGGCTGCCCACGCATCATTCAAAGCAAACTGTTCCGAACATTCACTGTGGAGACTTTCAGCAATGGCAG GGTCCTGAACATTGTGTCAACATCAATGCGAGCCAAAATAGCAGCGTACTCTCTggccctgctgctgcacatgggTCACATGACGGCTGACCTCACATTACTGCACCGTGACCTTGGAATCACTGAGGCCAG AATGATTGAAGTTGCAAAGTCAATGGGACTGACCCTAGTTAGACCGGCCCGGGGAAAGACTGTGGAGGCTGGACTGCAAGACGACCACAAGCAGGCATCCCTTGTTCTACCTTTGATCAAATATGATCAGTTCATGGAGAGACGGAAACGCAAGAAAATGCACTGA
- the cxcl8a gene encoding interleukin-8 isoform X2, with translation MTFFTIVALLVFLAIPDGTSLSNGGVTPRCQCINKERKPIGRHIGSVEVNPASSHCKEIEIIATLKKDGQKICLDPEAPWVIKCLERIHMNTHFEE, from the exons ATGACTTTCTTTACAATTGTGGCACTCCTGGTTTTTCTGGCCATTCCTGATG GAACCAGTCTGAGCAATGGAGGAGTGACTCCAAGATGTCAGTGCATCAACAAGGAGAGAAAGCCCATCGGACGTCACATAGGAAGCGTGGAGGTGAACCCTGCCAGCTCTCACTGCAAAGAAATTGAGATTAT TGCCACTCTTAAAAAAGATGGGCAAAAGATCTGTCTGGACCCTGAGGCCCCGTGGGTCATAAAGTGCTTGGAAAGAATCCATATGA acacacactttgaagAATAA